A genomic segment from Nocardia cyriacigeorgica GUH-2 encodes:
- a CDS encoding NUDIX hydrolase, giving the protein MQANIHAAGAVVWRHAPDGSGAVEIAVIHRPKYEDWSLPKGKLDPGETPVLAAVREVAEETGLQCRLGRYLGHVTYPVPGHRKLKRVYYWAAEVIDGAFAANAEVDELVWLRLDQVMDELSYPMDRQVVRAFTRLPAATSTLLLVRHAKAGRRERFTGPDDQRPLERAGRKQSVALVPNLLAFGASEIFSADPLRCVQTVQPLAEKLGVEIGIEPLLSESGYAAAPEQARERVRELVSDSAVRVLCSQGAVIPDLMSWWAERDGVSLPPARNRKGSVWVLSFADGRLVAADHLDRSLSIDVGPDVSE; this is encoded by the coding sequence ATGCAGGCCAATATCCACGCCGCCGGTGCCGTCGTCTGGCGGCACGCGCCCGATGGTTCCGGCGCCGTCGAGATCGCGGTGATCCACCGGCCGAAATATGAGGATTGGTCGCTACCGAAGGGCAAACTCGATCCCGGGGAGACGCCGGTGCTGGCCGCGGTGCGTGAAGTGGCCGAGGAGACGGGATTGCAGTGCCGATTGGGCCGCTATCTCGGTCACGTCACCTATCCGGTGCCCGGCCACCGCAAACTCAAACGCGTCTATTACTGGGCCGCCGAGGTGATCGACGGCGCCTTCGCCGCCAACGCCGAGGTCGACGAGTTGGTCTGGCTGCGGCTGGATCAGGTGATGGATGAGCTGTCGTACCCGATGGATCGCCAGGTCGTGCGCGCATTCACCCGCTTGCCCGCGGCAACCAGCACGCTACTGCTGGTCCGGCACGCGAAAGCCGGGCGCCGCGAGCGCTTCACCGGTCCCGACGATCAACGACCGCTGGAACGGGCCGGCCGCAAGCAATCGGTGGCTCTGGTACCGAATTTGCTCGCTTTCGGGGCGAGTGAGATCTTTTCCGCCGATCCGCTGCGTTGTGTGCAGACGGTGCAGCCACTGGCCGAGAAATTGGGCGTGGAGATCGGAATCGAGCCGTTGCTGTCGGAATCCGGTTATGCCGCCGCGCCGGAGCAGGCGCGCGAACGGGTCCGTGAGCTGGTCTCCGATTCCGCCGTTCGGGTGCTGTGCAGCCAGGGGGCGGTGATTCCGGACCTGATGAGCTGGTGGGCCGAGCGTGACGGCGTGAGCCTGCCGCCCGCGCGCAATCGCAAGGGCAGCGTGTGGGTCCTGTCGTTCGCCGACGGCCGGCTCGTGGCCGCCGACCATCTGGATCGCTCGCTGTCGATCGATGTGGGGCCCGACGTCTCCGAATGA
- a CDS encoding HU family DNA-binding protein: MNKAELIDVLTEKLGTDRRTATAAVEHVVDTIVRAVHKGQSVTITGFGVFEQRKRAARVARNPRTGETVKVKPTSVPAFRPGAQFKAVIAGKQKLAATGPAVKRGVNAPVAAKKTAAKKTAAKKTAAKKAATKAPAKTTARKAATKAPAKTTARKTATKTAAKKAPAKKTTTAAKKAPAKKTTVAKKTAAKKAPAAKKTTAAKKTTAKKTAAKKAPARRAR, encoded by the coding sequence ATGAACAAGGCGGAACTGATCGACGTTCTGACCGAAAAGTTGGGTACTGACAGGCGCACGGCCACCGCGGCAGTCGAGCATGTGGTCGACACCATCGTGCGCGCGGTGCACAAAGGTCAAAGCGTCACCATCACCGGATTCGGAGTATTCGAACAGCGCAAGCGCGCGGCCCGTGTCGCGCGGAACCCGCGCACCGGCGAAACCGTCAAGGTGAAGCCCACTTCGGTGCCCGCGTTCCGTCCCGGTGCCCAGTTCAAGGCCGTCATTGCCGGAAAGCAAAAGCTGGCGGCCACCGGGCCTGCGGTGAAACGCGGTGTGAATGCGCCGGTCGCGGCCAAGAAAACGGCTGCGAAGAAGACCGCTGCCAAGAAGACCGCGGCCAAGAAGGCGGCCACCAAGGCCCCGGCCAAGACCACGGCTCGCAAGGCAGCCACCAAGGCGCCGGCCAAGACCACCGCGCGCAAGACGGCCACCAAGACGGCCGCGAAGAAGGCGCCCGCCAAGAAGACCACCACGGCGGCCAAGAAGGCGCCCGCGAAGAAGACGACGGTCGCGAAGAAGACCGCCGCCAAGAAGGCCCCCGCCGCCAAGAAGACGACGGCGGCCAAGAAGACCACCGCCAAGAAGACCGCGGCGAAGAAGGCTCCGGCCCGCCGCGCACGCTGA
- a CDS encoding DUF3515 domain-containing protein — MASTPDHDSTESPEDTGASAASAESGGSEQATTADAGASTSADESVTADDSASAEKSPTTDKPAPADESTADEPRRGDGTAGSDASGSDTDEPAAESRGSGYPPALIATAVALPVALVIAVLVAAIMARNMPVDREPLVLGPVPAPAADSEACATLLPALPADLGDFTKSTLVEPAPPATRAWQHPDGGEPIVLRCGLDRPLEFNRASPIQMVNGVQWFEIPDPDADASTWFAVDRPTYIALTIPGGSGPTPLQEVSDTITANLPAQPLDPGPLPN; from the coding sequence ATGGCGAGCACGCCGGACCACGATTCGACCGAATCGCCCGAAGACACCGGCGCATCGGCTGCGTCTGCCGAATCCGGCGGGAGCGAACAGGCCACCACGGCGGACGCGGGCGCGTCGACCTCGGCTGATGAATCGGTAACCGCCGATGACTCGGCGTCTGCTGAGAAGTCCCCCACCACCGACAAGCCTGCACCGGCCGACGAGTCCACAGCCGACGAACCACGCAGGGGCGACGGCACCGCCGGGTCGGATGCGTCCGGGTCCGACACCGACGAACCGGCTGCCGAGTCACGCGGCTCCGGCTATCCGCCCGCCCTCATCGCGACCGCCGTCGCACTCCCGGTGGCTCTGGTGATCGCGGTCCTGGTCGCCGCGATCATGGCCCGCAATATGCCCGTCGATCGCGAACCGCTGGTGCTGGGCCCGGTTCCGGCGCCCGCCGCCGACAGCGAAGCGTGCGCCACGCTGCTGCCAGCGCTGCCCGCCGACCTGGGCGATTTCACGAAGTCCACGCTCGTCGAGCCCGCACCTCCCGCCACCCGCGCCTGGCAGCACCCCGACGGCGGTGAGCCGATCGTGCTGCGCTGCGGATTGGATCGGCCGTTGGAGTTCAATCGCGCCTCCCCCATCCAGATGGTGAACGGGGTGCAGTGGTTCGAGATCCCGGATCCGGATGCCGATGCCAGCACGTGGTTCGCCGTCGACCGCCCCACCTACATCGCGCTGACCATTCCCGGTGGTTCGGGACCGACCCCGTTGCAGGAAGTATCGGACACGATCACCGCGAATCTGCCCGCCCAGCCGCTGGATCCGGGTCCGCTGCCCAACTGA
- the leuC gene encoding 3-isopropylmalate dehydratase large subunit has translation MARTLAEKVWEQHVVARGEGEGAAREPDLIYIDLHLVHEVTSPQAFDGLRAAGRPVRRPDLTIATEDHNVPTIDIDKPIADPVSRTQVETLRRNCAEFGVRLHPMGDLDQGIVHVVGPQLGLTQPGMTVVCGDSHTSTHGAFGALAMGIGTSEVEHVLATQTLSLRPFKTMAITVDGTLAPGVTSKDLILAVIAQIGTGGGQGYVLEYRGEAIRNMSMEARMTICNMSIEAGARAGMIAPDETTYEFLKGRPHAPQGADWDAAVAAWEALKTDEDAVFDAEVHIDADKLTPFVTWGTNPGQGAPLGERVPDPAQIADETARESAEKALRYMDLAPGTPLREVAVDTVFVGSCTNGRIEDLRAVAGVLKGRRVADGVRMMVVPGSMRVRAQAEKEGLGEIFTAAGAEWRQAGCSMCLGMNPDQLEPGQRCASTSNRNFEGRQGKGGRTHLVSPLVAAATAVRGTLSSPADLD, from the coding sequence ATGGCACGCACGCTGGCCGAGAAGGTATGGGAACAGCACGTCGTCGCCCGTGGTGAAGGCGAAGGCGCCGCGCGCGAACCCGACCTGATCTATATCGACCTGCACCTGGTGCACGAAGTGACCAGCCCGCAGGCGTTCGACGGCCTGCGCGCCGCCGGGCGGCCGGTGCGCAGGCCCGATCTCACCATCGCGACCGAGGACCACAACGTCCCCACCATCGATATCGATAAACCCATCGCCGATCCCGTCTCGCGCACCCAGGTGGAAACGCTGCGGCGTAATTGTGCGGAATTCGGGGTACGCCTGCATCCGATGGGCGATCTCGATCAGGGCATCGTGCACGTGGTCGGCCCGCAGCTGGGTTTGACCCAGCCGGGAATGACGGTGGTGTGCGGCGACAGCCATACCTCCACCCACGGCGCTTTCGGCGCGCTGGCCATGGGAATCGGCACCAGCGAGGTCGAACACGTGCTGGCCACCCAGACGTTGTCGCTGCGGCCGTTCAAGACGATGGCGATCACCGTCGACGGCACGCTGGCGCCCGGCGTCACCAGTAAAGACCTGATCCTGGCCGTGATCGCGCAGATCGGCACCGGCGGCGGGCAGGGCTATGTGCTGGAATATCGCGGCGAGGCCATCCGGAACATGTCGATGGAAGCGCGGATGACCATCTGCAACATGTCCATCGAGGCGGGCGCACGGGCCGGCATGATCGCCCCGGACGAGACGACCTACGAATTCCTCAAAGGCCGCCCGCACGCCCCGCAGGGAGCCGATTGGGACGCCGCGGTGGCCGCCTGGGAGGCGCTGAAGACCGACGAGGACGCGGTTTTCGACGCCGAGGTGCACATCGATGCGGACAAGCTGACCCCGTTCGTCACCTGGGGCACCAACCCCGGTCAGGGGGCGCCGCTGGGTGAGCGGGTGCCCGATCCCGCCCAGATCGCCGATGAAACGGCCCGTGAGTCCGCGGAGAAGGCACTGCGATACATGGATTTGGCGCCGGGTACGCCGCTGCGTGAGGTCGCGGTGGACACCGTTTTCGTCGGATCCTGCACCAACGGCCGGATCGAGGATTTGCGCGCGGTGGCCGGGGTTTTGAAGGGACGCCGGGTCGCCGACGGTGTCCGAATGATGGTCGTACCGGGTTCTATGCGGGTGCGAGCGCAGGCGGAAAAAGAAGGACTCGGCGAGATTTTCACCGCCGCCGGCGCGGAATGGCGTCAGGCCGGTTGTTCGATGTGCCTGGGAATGAATCCCGATCAACTCGAACCGGGCCAGCGCTGCGCCTCCACCTCGAACCGCAACTTCGAGGGCAGGCAGGGCAAGGGCGGCCGGACCCACCTGGTGTCGCCGCTGGTCGCCGCCGCCACGGCGGTGCGCGGAACGCTGTCCTCGCCTGCGGATCTGGACTGA
- a CDS encoding IclR family transcriptional regulator, with amino-acid sequence MRQHSGIGVLDKAVAVLYAVAEQPCGLNELCERTGLPRATAHRLAVGLEVHRLLSRDNNGSWRAGPALAELAAGASDPLHDAASAILPRLREITGESVQLYCRDGNARVCVAALEPPAGLRDTVPIGARLPLTAGSAAKVLVAWADPELQRSILAEAVYGERALAEVRKRGWAQSAAERAAGVASVSAPVRDPGGSVVAAVSVSGPIDRMGRRPGARWAADLVAAADALHKRL; translated from the coding sequence ATGAGACAGCATAGCGGTATCGGCGTCCTGGACAAAGCGGTGGCGGTGTTGTATGCGGTCGCCGAGCAACCGTGCGGCCTCAACGAACTGTGCGAGCGCACCGGACTGCCCCGCGCCACCGCGCACCGGCTGGCCGTCGGACTGGAGGTGCATCGCCTGCTGAGCAGGGACAACAACGGTTCCTGGCGGGCAGGCCCGGCGCTGGCCGAGCTGGCCGCGGGCGCCAGCGACCCGCTGCACGACGCCGCCTCGGCCATCCTGCCGCGGTTGCGCGAGATCACCGGCGAGAGCGTGCAGCTGTACTGCCGCGACGGTAATGCCCGCGTCTGTGTCGCCGCACTGGAACCGCCCGCGGGCCTGCGCGACACCGTCCCGATCGGCGCACGGCTGCCGCTCACCGCCGGTTCGGCCGCGAAGGTTCTGGTCGCCTGGGCGGATCCGGAATTGCAGCGCTCCATCCTCGCCGAGGCCGTCTACGGCGAACGCGCGCTGGCCGAGGTCCGCAAGCGCGGCTGGGCACAGAGTGCGGCCGAACGGGCCGCCGGGGTGGCCAGTGTGTCGGCGCCGGTGCGCGATCCGGGTGGTTCGGTGGTGGCCGCGGTCTCGGTGTCGGGGCCCATTGATCGGATGGGACGCCGGCCGGGCGCGCGCTGGGCGGCGGATCTGGTGGCGGCGGCCGACGCCCTGCACAAACGGCTCTGA
- the cofC gene encoding 2-phospho-L-lactate guanylyltransferase: MRSHTVHAVIAVKSLDRAKSRLADRLPPRERASLVLAMFTDTVRAATAVAQLASVTVVTPDPAVAERAGRLGALVHPEPMTGPGGPGDPDGLNSALRTAADELRHRHGPVDVLALQADLPALRPDELAGMLATAPRDARSVVVDHAGTGTAALLARAAVPLEPAFGPGSAHRHIAAGAVRLDGDWPGLRLDVDTADDLDRAIARGTGAATRSVLHDIGWCGRVHAPVPHVC, from the coding sequence ATGCGTTCGCACACCGTGCACGCCGTGATCGCGGTGAAGAGTCTCGACCGTGCCAAGTCCCGCCTGGCCGATCGACTGCCGCCGCGCGAGCGCGCGAGCCTGGTGCTGGCCATGTTCACCGATACCGTGCGCGCGGCGACGGCCGTCGCACAGCTCGCCTCGGTCACCGTCGTCACCCCGGATCCGGCCGTCGCCGAACGGGCGGGCAGGCTCGGTGCGCTCGTGCACCCCGAACCCATGACCGGCCCCGGCGGCCCCGGCGATCCCGACGGGCTCAACTCGGCCCTGCGCACGGCGGCCGACGAGCTGCGGCACCGGCACGGCCCGGTCGATGTGCTGGCGTTGCAGGCGGATCTACCCGCGCTGCGCCCGGACGAACTCGCCGGCATGCTCGCCACCGCACCCCGCGACGCCCGCTCGGTCGTCGTCGATCACGCGGGCACCGGCACCGCCGCGCTGCTGGCCCGCGCCGCGGTGCCGCTGGAGCCGGCCTTCGGTCCCGGGTCGGCGCACCGGCATATCGCCGCAGGCGCGGTGCGGCTCGACGGCGACTGGCCGGGCCTGCGCCTCGACGTCGACACCGCCGACGATCTCGACCGCGCGATCGCCCGCGGCACCGGTGCCGCGACCCGCTCGGTGCTGCACGACATCGGCTGGTGCGGCCGTGTTCATGCCCCGGTCCCGCACGTGTGCTAG
- a CDS encoding DUF6191 domain-containing protein codes for MLMAMTIPGLALLIIAVAFGDVMYRRITGRTALPWMRGDDEGRSAGAIGLEQFDAVFVAGRQHQFEQQQMVLMYREDAGEGAPGDVGVDLRTGKATLRKD; via the coding sequence ATGCTGATGGCCATGACCATCCCGGGACTCGCCCTGCTCATCATCGCGGTCGCTTTCGGCGATGTGATGTACCGGCGGATCACCGGCCGAACGGCCCTGCCGTGGATGCGTGGTGACGACGAGGGACGCAGTGCGGGCGCCATCGGACTGGAACAATTCGACGCGGTATTCGTCGCCGGACGCCAACACCAATTCGAACAGCAGCAGATGGTGCTCATGTACCGGGAAGACGCGGGCGAGGGCGCACCCGGCGACGTCGGCGTCGATCTGCGAACCGGAAAAGCGACGCTGCGCAAGGACTGA
- a CDS encoding RNA degradosome polyphosphate kinase: protein MIVGVSDTETVKQQQVLPTPPPAAAPLQPGSPAQRLPADRYLNRELSWLDFNARVLALAEDASLPLLERAKFLAIFASNLDEFYMVRVAGLKRRAETGLSVRSADGRSPSEQLELIAARAQEIADRHARVFLDDVLPALTAEGIAIIDWSDLDEAERRRLSAHFQDQVFPVLTPLAVDPAHPFPYISGLSLNLAVTVQDATTGGEHFARVKVPDNVDRFVRVRRTDSGSGAVAAFLPMEALIAAHLDQLFPGMRVVEHHSFRITRNADFEVDEDRDEDLLQALERELARRRFGSPVRLEVSDDMTEHMLELLLRELEVDPGDVIQVPGLLDLSCLWQVYGVDRPGLKDAPYVPATPPAFGERETPRNVFAALREGDVLVHHPYDSFSTSVQRFIEQAAADPQVLAIKQTLYRTSGDSPIVNALIDAAEAGKQVVALVEIKARFDEQANIKWARTLEQAGVHVVYGLIGLKTHCKTCLVVRREGATIRRYCHIGTGNYNPKTARLYEDVGLLTAAPEIGADLTDLFNSLTGYSRKSDYRNILVAPTGVRAGIIERIQREIELAQSGQPGRIRLKANAIVDEQVIDALYRASQAGVPVQVVVRGICGLRPGVPGMSDNIEVRSILGRFLEHSRIMHFQAQDEYWIGSADMMHRNLDRRVEVMAQVKDPKLRDRLDSVFDSALDPMTRCWVLQPDGSWQAWPERTGADGAQVRDHQAYLMRLRRPDQQ, encoded by the coding sequence ATGATCGTTGGCGTGAGCGATACCGAAACCGTCAAGCAGCAGCAGGTGCTTCCCACTCCACCGCCGGCGGCGGCACCCTTGCAGCCCGGTTCGCCGGCCCAGCGGTTGCCGGCCGATCGCTACCTCAATCGCGAATTGAGCTGGCTGGACTTCAACGCCAGGGTGCTGGCCCTCGCCGAGGACGCCTCGCTGCCGTTGCTGGAGCGCGCCAAATTCCTGGCCATCTTCGCCTCCAACCTGGACGAGTTCTACATGGTCCGGGTCGCGGGCCTCAAACGCCGTGCCGAGACGGGGCTTTCGGTGCGTTCGGCCGACGGCCGCTCCCCCAGTGAACAGCTGGAGCTGATCGCGGCTCGAGCCCAGGAGATCGCCGACCGCCACGCGCGCGTCTTCCTCGACGACGTGCTGCCCGCGCTCACCGCCGAGGGCATCGCGATCATCGACTGGTCCGACCTCGACGAGGCCGAACGCCGCAGGCTCTCGGCGCACTTCCAGGATCAGGTGTTCCCCGTCCTCACCCCGCTCGCGGTGGACCCGGCGCACCCGTTCCCCTACATCAGCGGCCTGAGCCTCAACCTCGCGGTGACGGTGCAGGACGCGACCACCGGCGGTGAGCATTTCGCCCGCGTCAAGGTGCCCGACAATGTCGACCGGTTCGTGCGGGTGCGCCGCACCGATTCCGGTTCCGGTGCGGTGGCGGCGTTCCTGCCGATGGAGGCGCTCATCGCCGCGCACCTCGACCAACTGTTCCCCGGGATGCGGGTGGTGGAGCACCATTCGTTCCGCATCACCCGCAACGCCGATTTCGAGGTCGACGAGGACCGCGACGAAGATCTGCTGCAAGCCCTGGAACGGGAACTGGCCCGGCGCCGGTTCGGTTCGCCGGTGCGCCTCGAGGTCTCCGACGACATGACCGAGCACATGCTCGAACTGCTGCTGCGGGAATTGGAGGTCGACCCGGGCGACGTCATCCAGGTGCCGGGGCTGCTGGACCTGTCGTGCCTGTGGCAGGTGTACGGGGTGGACCGGCCCGGCCTCAAGGACGCGCCCTATGTGCCCGCCACCCCGCCCGCGTTCGGTGAGCGGGAGACCCCGCGCAACGTCTTCGCCGCGCTCCGCGAAGGCGATGTGCTGGTGCATCACCCCTACGATTCGTTCTCCACCAGCGTGCAGCGGTTCATCGAGCAGGCCGCCGCCGACCCGCAGGTGCTGGCGATCAAGCAGACCCTCTACCGCACCTCCGGTGACTCGCCGATCGTCAACGCGCTCATCGACGCCGCCGAGGCGGGCAAGCAGGTCGTCGCGCTGGTGGAGATCAAGGCCCGCTTCGACGAGCAGGCCAACATCAAATGGGCCAGGACGCTGGAGCAGGCGGGCGTGCACGTGGTCTACGGCCTCATCGGCCTCAAGACCCATTGCAAGACCTGCCTGGTGGTCCGCCGTGAAGGCGCGACCATCCGCCGCTACTGCCATATCGGCACCGGCAACTACAACCCGAAGACCGCGCGGCTCTACGAAGACGTCGGATTACTCACTGCCGCACCGGAAATCGGTGCCGACCTCACCGATCTGTTCAACTCGCTGACCGGGTATTCGCGCAAGTCCGATTACCGCAATATTCTCGTCGCGCCGACGGGTGTGCGCGCCGGAATCATCGAGCGAATCCAGCGGGAGATCGAACTGGCGCAGAGCGGGCAGCCGGGACGAATCCGGCTGAAGGCCAATGCGATCGTCGACGAACAGGTCATCGACGCGCTGTATCGCGCCTCGCAGGCCGGGGTGCCGGTGCAGGTGGTGGTGCGCGGAATCTGCGGACTGCGCCCCGGCGTGCCGGGAATGAGCGACAACATCGAGGTGCGTTCGATTCTCGGCCGGTTCCTCGAGCATTCGCGGATCATGCATTTCCAGGCCCAGGACGAGTACTGGATCGGCAGTGCCGACATGATGCACCGCAATCTGGACCGCCGGGTGGAAGTCATGGCCCAGGTGAAGGATCCGAAACTGCGTGACCGGCTCGATTCGGTATTCGATTCCGCGCTCGATCCGATGACCAGGTGCTGGGTGCTGCAACCGGACGGCAGCTGGCAGGCGTGGCCCGAGCGCACCGGTGCCGACGGCGCGCAGGTCCGCGATCACCAGGCGTATCTGATGCGATTGCGGCGGCCGGATCAGCAGTGA
- a CDS encoding NAD(P)H-dependent glycerol-3-phosphate dehydrogenase gives MTRAAVLGAGSWGTAFAKVLADAGSDVTIWARRSEVAQTLNTEHRNPDYLPGIQLPPVRATDDFQLALDGAELVVLAVPSQSLRANLEVFKPAIGPDTTLLSLAKGIETGTLLRMSQVISEVTGAEPSRVAVLSGPNLAREIAAEQPAATVVACSDADRAVAVQQACATGYFRPYTNTDVIGCEIGGACKNVIALACGIAAGMGLGDNSIASLITRGLAEIIRLGVALGAEPVTLAGLAGVGDLVATCTSPLSRNRSFGHVLGEGGSMQAAQEATHGQVAEGVKSCTSVRALAAAHEVEMPLTNAVHQVCHEGMPVPEAVGKLLGRRIKPE, from the coding sequence ATGACGAGGGCGGCAGTGCTTGGTGCGGGATCGTGGGGAACCGCATTCGCGAAGGTGTTGGCGGACGCGGGATCGGATGTCACCATCTGGGCGCGCCGATCAGAGGTGGCGCAGACGCTGAACACCGAACACCGCAACCCGGATTACCTGCCCGGAATCCAGCTGCCGCCGGTGCGGGCCACCGACGATTTCCAGCTCGCCCTCGACGGCGCCGAACTGGTCGTGCTCGCGGTGCCCTCGCAATCGCTGCGCGCCAATCTCGAGGTGTTCAAGCCCGCCATCGGCCCCGACACCACACTGCTGAGCCTGGCCAAGGGCATCGAGACCGGAACGCTGCTGCGGATGAGCCAGGTGATCTCCGAAGTCACCGGCGCCGAACCGAGCCGGGTCGCGGTGCTGTCGGGACCGAACCTGGCCAGGGAGATCGCCGCCGAGCAGCCCGCGGCCACCGTGGTGGCGTGCAGTGACGCCGATCGCGCGGTCGCCGTCCAGCAGGCCTGCGCCACCGGATACTTCCGGCCTTACACCAACACCGACGTCATCGGGTGCGAAATCGGCGGGGCCTGCAAGAACGTCATCGCGCTCGCCTGCGGTATCGCCGCGGGGATGGGATTGGGCGACAACTCCATCGCCAGCCTCATCACCAGGGGTCTGGCCGAGATCATCCGACTGGGCGTCGCGCTCGGTGCCGAACCGGTCACGCTGGCGGGGCTGGCCGGTGTCGGCGATCTGGTGGCAACCTGCACCTCGCCGCTGTCGCGTAACCGCTCCTTCGGTCATGTGCTCGGGGAAGGCGGCTCGATGCAGGCCGCCCAGGAAGCGACTCATGGCCAGGTCGCGGAGGGTGTGAAGTCGTGCACATCGGTGCGGGCGCTTGCCGCCGCGCACGAGGTGGAGATGCCGCTGACCAACGCCGTGCACCAGGTCTGTCATGAGGGAATGCCGGTACCGGAGGCGGTCGGCAAATTGCTGGGGCGGCGGATCAAACCGGAGTAG
- a CDS encoding D-alanine--D-alanine ligase family protein: MTNRIRVAVVFGGRSNEHAVSCVSAGAVLRNLDPRRYEAVPIGITPNGTWMLGGADVAALGFGEHSLPQVDGTGTELLLATDPSRSGDLIPVGDPGAALGSVDVVFPVLHGPFGEDGTVQGMLELAGIPYVGPGVLASAAGMDKEFTKKLLAAEGLPIGTQVVLRARDVTVSEADRERLGLPVFVKPARGGSSIGITKVTDWADLDAAIAAARAHDPKVIVEAGIVGREVECGVLEFPDGRIEASVIAEIRMPEVDSAAPEFYDFETKYLDDVCEFDVPAKLDDAVSDEIRALAVRAFRALDCQGLARVDFFVTADGPVINEINTMPGFTAISMYPRMWDATGIDYRTLVSTLIETALARGTGLR; this comes from the coding sequence ATGACGAACCGGATCAGGGTGGCTGTGGTGTTCGGCGGGCGCAGTAACGAGCACGCCGTGTCCTGTGTGTCGGCCGGCGCCGTGCTGCGCAACCTGGATCCGCGGCGCTACGAGGCCGTCCCGATCGGCATCACCCCCAACGGAACGTGGATGCTCGGTGGCGCCGACGTCGCCGCGCTCGGCTTCGGTGAGCACAGTCTGCCCCAGGTCGACGGCACCGGCACCGAACTGCTGCTGGCCACCGATCCGAGCCGGTCCGGCGATCTGATACCGGTCGGCGATCCCGGTGCGGCCCTCGGCTCGGTGGATGTGGTGTTCCCGGTGCTGCACGGTCCGTTCGGGGAGGATGGCACGGTGCAGGGCATGCTCGAACTGGCGGGCATCCCGTACGTCGGTCCCGGTGTACTGGCCAGTGCTGCTGGCATGGACAAGGAATTCACCAAGAAACTGCTGGCCGCCGAGGGCCTGCCGATCGGCACCCAGGTGGTGCTGCGCGCGCGTGACGTCACGGTGAGCGAGGCCGACCGGGAACGGCTGGGGCTGCCGGTCTTCGTCAAACCCGCGCGCGGTGGATCTTCCATCGGCATCACCAAGGTCACCGATTGGGCCGATCTGGATGCGGCCATCGCGGCCGCGCGCGCCCACGACCCGAAGGTGATCGTGGAAGCGGGCATCGTCGGCCGCGAAGTGGAATGCGGTGTCCTGGAATTCCCGGACGGGCGCATCGAAGCCAGCGTGATCGCCGAGATCCGGATGCCCGAGGTGGATTCCGCCGCGCCGGAGTTCTACGACTTCGAGACCAAATACCTCGACGACGTCTGCGAATTCGACGTCCCCGCCAAACTCGACGACGCCGTCAGCGACGAGATCCGCGCATTGGCCGTGCGGGCCTTCCGTGCGCTGGACTGCCAGGGTCTGGCGCGAGTCGACTTCTTCGTCACCGCCGACGGCCCGGTGATCAACGAGATCAACACCATGCCCGGCTTCACCGCGATCTCGATGTACCCGCGGATGTGGGACGCCACCGGAATCGATTACCGCACGCTGGTATCCACGCTCATCGAGACGGCGCTGGCACGCGGCACCGGACTGCGCTGA
- the leuD gene encoding 3-isopropylmalate dehydratase small subunit, producing MQAFTVHKGIGVPLRRSNVDTDQIIPAVYLKRVSRTGFEDGLFAAWRTDPDFILNTEPFNRGSVLVAGPDFGTGSSREHAVWALSDYGFRVVISSRFADIFRGNAGKGGLLAAQMSQNDVEMLWKLLEEQPGLELVVDLEARTVTAGTIVLPFDIDDYTRWRLLEGLDDIGLTLRREEQIAEFEKARPSWKPTTLPAHISQT from the coding sequence ATGCAAGCCTTCACCGTGCACAAGGGGATCGGGGTTCCGCTGCGCCGATCCAATGTCGATACCGATCAGATCATCCCGGCGGTCTATCTGAAGCGGGTCAGCCGAACCGGATTCGAAGACGGGCTCTTCGCGGCCTGGCGAACGGATCCGGACTTCATTCTGAACACCGAACCCTTCAATCGGGGCAGTGTGCTGGTGGCCGGTCCGGATTTCGGTACCGGATCCTCCCGTGAGCACGCGGTATGGGCACTGTCGGACTACGGCTTTCGAGTGGTCATCTCGTCCCGTTTCGCCGACATCTTCCGCGGCAATGCGGGCAAGGGCGGTCTGCTGGCCGCTCAGATGTCACAGAACGATGTCGAAATGCTCTGGAAGTTGCTCGAGGAACAGCCCGGACTGGAATTGGTTGTGGACCTCGAGGCGCGCACGGTGACGGCAGGAACCATCGTGTTGCCGTTCGATATTGATGACTACACCAGGTGGCGTCTGCTGGAAGGTTTGGACGACATCGGGCTGACGCTGCGGCGCGAAGAGCAGATCGCCGAGTTCGAAAAGGCAAGGCCAAGTTGGAAACCCACAACCCTGCCGGCGCATATTTCGCAGACGTAA